Within the Polaribacter pectinis genome, the region CAAACTCTTTTCCATTAACACCATGTTTAAAAACTCCAGCATCTGTACCAAATGCAATTCCTACTCCTTTTTTATAAGCTTTAGCAAAAGTACCTTGAATTTGAGGACCAACAGCCAAGGCTTTTGGAACTACAATTTCAGGATAAAATCCTGCAATTTTTGCTTTTTCTGCAACTTCTTTTCCTGCAGTAATTGTTGGTACTAAATATGCGTCATGTTTTTTCATGAGTTCCATTGTTTTATCACTCATGTAAGTTCCATGTTCAATCGTTTTTACACCACCAATAATTGCTCTTTGCATTCCTACATCTCCATGTGCATGAGCTGCAACATGCATTCCATAATCTTTAGCAGTTTCACAAATTGCTTTTATCTCTTCTATTGTAAATTGCGGATTATCACCAGATTTAGCAACACTTAAAACACCACCTGTTGCAGTTATTTTTATACAATCTGCTCCATTTTTGTAACGCTGTCTTACTGCTTTTTTAGCATCTTCTACAGAGTTTACAACACCTTCTTTTGGACCTGGATTTCCTATTAATTTTCTACTACTTCCATTTGTAGGATCTGCATGACCACCAGTTGTTGCTAAAGATTTACCGGCTGTAAAAACTCTTGGCCCTGGAATATCTCCTGCGTTAATAGCATTCCTTAAAGAAATATTTACACCAGAACCGCCTAAATCTCTAACAGTTGTAAATCCATTTTTTAGTGTTAATTCTGCAAATTTCACTGAATTATAAGCAACATCTGCTTCATTTAAAATGTATTTTTTAATTCTTGTTTTATTATCATATTCCATTTCTAAATGAACATGCATATCAATTAAACCAGGCATTACAACCTTATCTCGTAAATCTATTAAGTTGCCACCTTTTGGCATTATATAACCATCTATAACATCGGCAATTTTATTTCCTTTTACTACAATTGTTTTTTCCGAAGAAATGTTTCCTGATTTGGTATCAATCAACTTTCCACATAAAATATAAGATGTTTGTGCAATTGAATTCTGTATAAAAAGTAGTCCAAAAAAAAGTAAAAGTAATTTTCTCATTTGTTAAGATTTTGACTTTAAATGTATGAAAAATTGAGTAGATTGCTAACTTTAAATTTCAGAATATGAAAAACGTTGTTATCACTGGAACAAGCAGAGGAATTGGTTTTGAGTTAGCAAAAATGTTTGCTAAAAATGATTGTAGAGTTTTAGCATTATCTAGAAACACTAAACCTTTAGATGATTTTAATCATAAAAATATTACTACAATTTCTGTTGATTTATCACTTGCGGAAGACATAAAAAAAGCTGTTAGTTTCGTAAATTCTAACTGGAAAAAAGTAGATATTT harbors:
- a CDS encoding metal-dependent hydrolase family protein codes for the protein MRKLLLLFFGLLFIQNSIAQTSYILCGKLIDTKSGNISSEKTIVVKGNKIADVIDGYIMPKGGNLIDLRDKVVMPGLIDMHVHLEMEYDNKTRIKKYILNEADVAYNSVKFAELTLKNGFTTVRDLGGSGVNISLRNAINAGDIPGPRVFTAGKSLATTGGHADPTNGSSRKLIGNPGPKEGVVNSVEDAKKAVRQRYKNGADCIKITATGGVLSVAKSGDNPQFTIEEIKAICETAKDYGMHVAAHAHGDVGMQRAIIGGVKTIEHGTYMSDKTMELMKKHDAYLVPTITAGKEVAEKAKIAGFYPEIVVPKALAVGPQIQGTFAKAYKKGVGIAFGTDAGVFKHGVNGKEFGFMVEAGMPAMETIQSATITNAMLLKMENEIGQIQKGFYADIIAVDNDPTKIISTMESVVFVMKNGVVYKK